A genomic region of Trichothermofontia sichuanensis B231 contains the following coding sequences:
- a CDS encoding DUF3611 family protein: MFLEHPAPGPRRLAVEFRWMGWLGFWLQSLLGFVPILLLIFALFLYQRPNRGTVGIGDVLAFACLIALLFTIYWCFRYTRVAIDLEDLNFRPRRMDVIRTLWVGLLSNAAGMLCAVLIGMGKAGTLLTTMLSLPPGAITLTTPVEGGTLLNRGPVITVLDMVAMQAVINTIAAELVGILVALWLLYRLGYQQS; encoded by the coding sequence ATGTTTTTGGAACACCCTGCCCCTGGTCCCCGTCGCCTTGCCGTCGAATTTCGCTGGATGGGTTGGCTGGGCTTTTGGCTTCAGTCCTTGTTGGGGTTTGTCCCCATTTTGTTATTGATCTTTGCCCTATTCCTCTACCAGCGTCCAAACCGGGGCACGGTCGGGATTGGCGATGTCTTAGCGTTTGCCTGTCTCATTGCCCTCCTGTTCACGATTTACTGGTGCTTTCGGTATACGCGGGTGGCGATCGACCTCGAAGATCTTAACTTTCGGCCTCGCCGCATGGATGTCATTCGTACCCTCTGGGTAGGGTTGCTCAGTAATGCCGCGGGAATGCTGTGTGCCGTGCTGATTGGGATGGGCAAAGCGGGTACGTTGTTAACCACCATGCTATCCCTGCCCCCAGGGGCGATCACGCTGACCACGCCAGTGGAAGGGGGAACCTTGCTCAATCGCGGACCCGTCATTACGGTTCTGGATATGGTGGCAATGCAGGCGGTGATTAATACGATCGCTGCCGAGTTGGTAGGGATTCTGGTCGCCCTGTGGTTGTTGTATCGCCTGGGCTATCAACAGTCGTGA
- a CDS encoding GAF domain-containing protein, with the protein MPPRPSQAPQSGEAVDRAAPSGPGWLSPPIQAMFAGAFDALLVVDNGGRCVAVNRAACELWELPPSALCDRAITDFTDPNDALGRLWPLSVHSATLVRGEGCLYCSPTHTRQVAFTLAMNTWPDYHLLTLCDRSQAWQPHRPKASQYEHREYQPSHWLEIALDAIPDPIFLKDAQGRWQLVNQAALDLLQLTRSDYQGHTDAELAEQMPFYREALLACIGSDEAAWAQQGLCRTEVAIPQPTGEMRTFDIYKVPLFHVDGTRRGIVVVGHDISDRKQAETNLRRYERIVAAIPDGMALVDRTYHYQAINQTYLDWHQKTAEQVVGHPVTEILGEECFNRVIKAYLDNALAGQVVHYQEWFTYPSLGPQFMGVTYAPCTEESGAIAGVVIYQRILTELKRTEMTLQQLAKRESLLATINNRMRQSLDLKSILQTVVTEVRTFLQTDRVLVYRFNASGNGTVIAESVADGWLSLAGFMIGDPCLQEDRLLATLAQGEPRNIPDVGCSRLNACYLEMLSQFQVRANLALPLLQGQRVWGLLIAHHCRSPRHWQSEEIDLLKQLSGQLAIAIQQSELYRQVQDLNQDLEHQVRVRTAELQQAIQFEGLVKRITDKVRDSLDEQQILQTVVQELAQGMAIEGCNTGIYNKTYTTSTITNEFIKNLKNIQGTTIALTTAAYADIYAHLLQGKTCIFGELSPNSLRSQTRLFAILACPIADDQNILGDLWIFKDRSASFNDQEIRLVQQVASQCAIALRQARLYQAAQAQVAELERLNQLKDDFLSTVSHELRTPMSNIKMATQMLEIQLTRLGMLGKDATQEAHTAQVNRYFTILQEECQREITLINDLLDLTRLDASLEPLHIIPIELRAWIYLITEPFNYLLRSHQQTLEIAIPPTLTLETDITYLERILRELLNNACKYTPPGEIIRITAQEMETVSGTTVELRISNRGIEIPAAEYERIFERFYRIPSQDRWQHGGTGLGLALVKRLVERLGSIIWVESASNHTHFVICLPAHPSASQPVA; encoded by the coding sequence ATGCCTCCTCGTCCATCACAGGCCCCCCAATCAGGTGAGGCAGTCGATCGTGCCGCCCCCTCCGGACCGGGTTGGTTAAGTCCCCCCATTCAAGCCATGTTTGCCGGTGCCTTTGATGCTCTGCTGGTGGTCGATAATGGGGGCCGCTGTGTGGCCGTCAACCGGGCAGCCTGTGAGCTGTGGGAACTACCCCCCTCTGCCTTGTGCGATCGCGCCATTACCGACTTTACCGACCCCAACGATGCCCTCGGTCGCCTGTGGCCCTTAAGTGTGCACTCAGCAACCCTAGTACGGGGGGAAGGCTGTTTGTACTGTTCCCCCACCCACACCCGGCAGGTGGCCTTTACGCTGGCGATGAACACCTGGCCCGATTACCACCTGTTAACCCTTTGCGATCGCTCACAAGCGTGGCAACCTCATAGGCCAAAGGCATCCCAATACGAACACCGTGAGTACCAGCCCTCCCATTGGCTGGAAATAGCTTTGGACGCGATTCCCGATCCGATTTTTTTGAAGGATGCCCAGGGGCGCTGGCAACTGGTCAATCAGGCAGCCCTCGATCTCTTGCAGTTGACCCGTAGCGATTACCAGGGGCATACCGATGCCGAACTGGCTGAGCAGATGCCGTTCTACCGAGAGGCGCTCCTGGCTTGCATTGGGAGTGATGAAGCTGCCTGGGCGCAACAGGGTTTATGCCGAACTGAAGTAGCCATCCCCCAGCCCACGGGGGAGATGCGCACCTTTGATATTTATAAAGTCCCCCTGTTTCACGTTGATGGCACGCGTCGGGGCATCGTGGTAGTCGGGCACGATATTAGCGATCGCAAACAGGCAGAGACCAACCTGCGGCGCTATGAGCGGATCGTGGCTGCGATCCCTGACGGGATGGCGTTAGTCGATCGCACCTATCACTATCAAGCCATTAACCAGACTTATCTGGATTGGCATCAGAAAACGGCTGAGCAAGTGGTTGGCCATCCGGTTACCGAGATTTTGGGTGAGGAATGTTTTAATCGGGTGATCAAAGCCTATTTAGACAATGCTCTTGCTGGTCAAGTCGTGCATTATCAAGAATGGTTTACCTACCCCAGCCTTGGCCCCCAGTTCATGGGAGTGACCTATGCACCGTGTACAGAGGAAAGCGGGGCGATTGCCGGCGTAGTGATCTACCAACGAATTTTAACCGAACTCAAACGCACAGAAATGACCCTCCAACAACTGGCCAAACGCGAATCACTGCTGGCGACCATTAATAACCGGATGCGCCAAAGCCTGGATCTCAAAAGTATCCTCCAGACGGTGGTGACGGAAGTCCGGACGTTCCTGCAAACCGATCGGGTCCTCGTCTATCGCTTTAACGCCAGTGGCAATGGCACCGTCATCGCCGAATCCGTCGCCGATGGTTGGCTCTCCCTGGCCGGTTTTATGATTGGTGACCCCTGCCTCCAGGAGGATCGCTTACTGGCAACCCTGGCCCAGGGCGAGCCTCGGAATATTCCTGATGTGGGTTGTTCTCGGCTCAACGCTTGCTACCTGGAGATGCTGAGCCAGTTCCAAGTCCGAGCCAATTTAGCTCTGCCCCTGTTGCAAGGCCAGCGCGTGTGGGGGTTGCTGATTGCCCATCACTGTCGATCGCCGCGCCACTGGCAGTCCGAAGAAATTGATTTGCTCAAACAACTCTCTGGCCAATTGGCGATCGCCATTCAACAGTCGGAACTCTACCGTCAGGTCCAGGATCTCAATCAGGATCTGGAACATCAGGTTAGGGTTCGCACCGCAGAACTGCAACAAGCAATCCAGTTTGAAGGGTTGGTTAAGCGGATTACCGATAAGGTGCGCGATAGTCTCGATGAGCAGCAAATTCTCCAAACGGTTGTACAAGAATTAGCTCAGGGGATGGCCATAGAAGGATGTAATACGGGTATCTATAACAAAACCTATACAACTTCAACGATTACGAATGAGTTTATCAAGAATCTCAAAAATATCCAGGGAACCACGATCGCGCTTACCACGGCAGCCTACGCAGACATTTATGCCCATCTGCTACAAGGCAAGACCTGTATCTTTGGGGAGCTATCCCCTAATTCTCTGCGATCGCAGACACGTTTGTTCGCAATCCTAGCCTGCCCGATCGCTGACGATCAAAATATTTTAGGTGACCTCTGGATTTTCAAAGATCGCAGCGCTAGCTTTAATGACCAAGAAATTCGCCTGGTACAACAGGTTGCCAGCCAATGCGCGATCGCCTTGCGTCAAGCACGGCTGTACCAAGCCGCGCAAGCCCAAGTCGCCGAACTGGAACGGCTGAACCAACTAAAAGATGACTTCCTCAGTACCGTCTCCCATGAACTGCGGACCCCTATGTCCAATATCAAAATGGCAACCCAGATGCTAGAGATCCAACTTACCCGTTTGGGTATGTTGGGGAAAGATGCTACTCAGGAAGCCCACACTGCCCAAGTCAATCGTTACTTCACAATTTTGCAGGAAGAATGTCAACGGGAGATAACCCTCATCAACGATTTGCTCGATTTAACCCGTCTGGATGCTAGTCTAGAGCCATTGCATATAATTCCCATTGAATTAAGGGCCTGGATATATCTGATCACAGAACCCTTTAACTACCTGCTGCGATCGCACCAACAAACGCTCGAAATTGCCATTCCACCCACCCTCACCCTAGAAACGGATATTACCTATCTAGAGCGCATTCTACGGGAATTGTTGAATAATGCCTGCAAATACACCCCCCCTGGGGAGATAATTCGCATTACTGCCCAAGAAATGGAGACTGTCAGCGGAACCACGGTGGAACTGCGGATTAGTAATCGGGGGATTGAAATTCCTGCGGCTGAATATGAGCGCATCTTCGAGCGCTTCTATCGTATCCCCAGCCAGGATCGATGGCAACATGGTGGGACAGGTTTAGGGTTAGCCCTCGTGAAGCGATTGGTAGAACGCCTTGGCAGCATAATTTGGGTTGAATCGGCATCAAACCATACCCATTTTGTCATCTGCTTACCGGCCCACCCCTCAGCTTCCCAGCCGGTTGCTTAG
- a CDS encoding NblA/ycf18 family protein codes for MDPATFELSLEQQFQMRLVEESLNKMSHEQALDLLLQASRLLMVKDNVIRDLMRRVPL; via the coding sequence ATGGACCCCGCAACCTTTGAGCTTTCCCTGGAGCAGCAATTCCAAATGCGACTAGTCGAGGAATCCCTGAATAAGATGAGCCACGAGCAGGCCCTCGATCTGTTACTACAAGCCTCGCGCCTGCTGATGGTCAAGGACAATGTCATTCGTGATCTGATGCGCAGGGTTCCTCTGTAA
- a CDS encoding PspA/IM30 family protein, with protein sequence MKKFIYWLMGEKAGRTIVGTWNWLWGLPVESGGAVAVSVAEESLQSMQESVQKLAQAVATQVAAYERAKQKYEQKAKEMANLEQQAMIAQQGGNEEAARLAMAKVIQIEQLLPQLEAQVQQADQFVKASKDKLNRERMKLEQYKADMQNMKDLAEINEALAAIAKVNNEFDIGSARSQFESAKNAVQRRNLQQKALAEISENPAEQLQADLEQMSLDQEVARRLQQMSGHSEAAKLPQDQGKN encoded by the coding sequence ATGAAGAAGTTTATTTACTGGTTGATGGGGGAGAAGGCTGGTCGCACGATCGTGGGGACCTGGAACTGGCTCTGGGGACTACCGGTTGAATCAGGGGGAGCCGTGGCGGTCTCGGTAGCTGAGGAGTCATTGCAGTCCATGCAGGAGTCGGTACAAAAGCTGGCGCAAGCAGTTGCTACGCAGGTGGCGGCCTATGAGCGAGCCAAGCAAAAGTATGAACAAAAGGCTAAGGAAATGGCCAACCTGGAGCAGCAGGCGATGATAGCCCAACAGGGAGGCAACGAAGAAGCTGCTCGTCTGGCGATGGCAAAGGTGATTCAGATCGAGCAACTGCTACCCCAGTTAGAGGCCCAAGTCCAACAGGCAGATCAGTTTGTCAAAGCCTCTAAGGACAAGCTCAACCGCGAACGCATGAAGCTAGAGCAATACAAGGCTGATATGCAGAATATGAAGGACTTGGCGGAAATTAATGAGGCCCTGGCCGCGATCGCCAAGGTCAATAACGAATTTGATATCGGCTCAGCCCGCTCCCAATTTGAGTCGGCGAAAAATGCTGTTCAGCGGCGCAACTTGCAACAGAAGGCCCTTGCAGAAATCTCGGAAAATCCTGCCGAACAGCTCCAGGCCGATCTCGAACAAATGAGCCTCGATCAGGAGGTCGCCCGTCGTCTACAACAGATGAGTGGTCATTCTGAAGCTGCTAAGCTCCCCCAAGA